A window of Castanea sativa cultivar Marrone di Chiusa Pesio chromosome 1, ASM4071231v1 contains these coding sequences:
- the LOC142642611 gene encoding dihydroflavonol 4-reductase-like has protein sequence MGSEGETVCVTGAAGFIGSWLVMRLLERGYTVRATVRDPENLKKVKHLIDLPKASTHLTLWKADLNEEGSFDEAIKGCTGVFHVATPMDFESKDPENEVIKPTINGVLSIMKACVNAKTVRRLVFTSSAGTVNVEEHIKPVYDENCWTDVEFVRKKKMTGWMYFVSKTLAEQAAWKFAKENNLDFISIIPPLVVGPFIMSSMPPSLITGLSPITGNEAHYSIIKQGQFVHLDDLVNSHIYLYENPKAEGRYICSRTDATIHDIAKLLRENFPEYNVPTKFKGIDDNLETVSFSSKKLKDLGFEFKYNLEEMFVGAVETCRAKGLLPAAGENNVNGTKKD, from the exons ATGGGTTCAGAGGGTGAGACTGTTTGTGTCACTGGTGCTGCCGGATTCATAGGATCATGGCTGGTCATGAGACTCCTAGAGCGTGGTTACACTGTCAGAGCCACCGTGAGAGACCCAG AGAACTTGAAGAAGGTAAAGCATTTGATAGATTTGCCTAAGGCATCGACGCACCTGACACTGTGGAAGGCTGACCTGAATGAAGAGGGCAGCTTTGATGAAGCAATTAAAGGGTGCACTGGTGTTTTCCATGTGGCCACTCCCATGGACTTTGAGTCCAAGGACCCTGAG AATGAAGTGATAAAGCCAACCATAAATGGTGTGTTAAGCATCATGAAAGCTTGTGTCAATGCAAAAACTGTTCGAAGACTAGTATTCACATCCTCTGCAGGAACTGTCAATGTTGAAGAACACATAAAGCCCGTTTATGATGAAAATTGCTGGACTGATGTTGAATTTGTCCGGAAGAAAAAGATGACTGGATGG ATGTATTTCGTGTCCAAGACACTTGCTGAACAAGCCGCATGGAAGTTtgccaaagaaaacaatttGGATTTCATCAGTATTATACCACCACTTGTGGTTGGTCCATTTATCATGTCATCAATGCCACCAAGTCTTATAACCGGACTTTCTCCTATCACTG GTAATGAAGCTCATTACTCGATCATAAAGCAAGGCCAATTTGTTCACTTGGATGACCTCGTGAattctcatatatatttgtatgaGAATCCAAAGGCAGAGGGAAGGTATATATGCTCCCGGACGGATGCTACCATTCATGACATTGCAAAACTGCTTCGAGAAAATTTTCCAGAGTATAATGTTCCTACAAA GTTCAAAGGTATCGATGACAACTTGGAGACTGTCAGTTTCTCTTCCAAAAAGCTTAAGGACTTGGGGTTTGAGTTCAAATACAACTTGGAGGAAATGTTTGTAGGAGCTGTTGAAACATGCCGAGCCAAGGGATTGCTTCCTGCTGCTGGTGAAAACAATGTCAATGGCACgaaaaaagattga
- the LOC142605893 gene encoding uncharacterized protein LOC142605893: MNQSLLKIINTWLEGAKGIWPDELPIVLWAYKTTTRTPTGETPFRLAYGSEALILAKVGLISYHVENYDESKNDEALRLQLDFVDEVRAAAAQRLARYQDMMAKHYNSKVRHKDFQESSLRPQEH; the protein is encoded by the exons ATGAACCAGTCCTTGCTTAAGATTATCAACACctggctcgagggggcaaagggcatatggccggatgAATTACCAATTGTTTTATGGGCGTACAAGACAACGACGAGAACACCGACAGGGgaaacaccgtttcgattggcgtatggtagTGAGGCTCTCATACTAGCAAAGGTAGGATTAATAAGCTACCATGTGGAGAACTACGATGAGAGCAAGAATGACGAAGCTTTGCGTTTACAGCTCGACTTTGTGGACGAAGTCAGGGCCGCAGCTGCACAGAGATTAGCGAgataccaagacatgatggcaaaacattacaactccaaggttagGCACAAGGATTtccag GAGTCTAGCCTTCGTCCACAAGAGCATTAA